A single genomic interval of Camelina sativa cultivar DH55 chromosome 11, Cs, whole genome shotgun sequence harbors:
- the LOC104720949 gene encoding protein CURVATURE THYLAKOID 1D, chloroplastic-like translates to MEVCTSSSSTIITRLPSTSSINRHGYLAVHGISLPLRRNVASVLLQSRTRTLMRCSRKFPGETVSEETSTGGGGGGGVNEFGDDVAVEEINSTSEAQAEDEHQTQALEFFNDIKLVDSDKTYSILLYGSGAVVALYLTSAIVSSLESIPLFPKLMEVVGLGYTLWFTTRYLLFKRNRDELKTKVSEIKKQVLGSDCE, encoded by the exons ATGGAGGTCTGTACCAGCTCGTCATCTACCATCATCACTCGTCTCCCTTCGACTTCGAGCATCAACCGCCATGGATATCTCGCTGTTCATggaatctctcttcctctccggCGAAACGTTGCCTCTGTCCTTCTCCAGTCCCGTACCC GCACGTTGATGCGTTGTAGTAGAAAGTTTCCAGGAGAAACAGTCTCTGAAGAAACATCaactggaggaggaggaggaggaggagtcaATGAGTTTGGTGATGATGTAGCTGTAGAAGAGATAAACTCGACTAGTGAAGCTCAAGCTGAAGACGAGCACCAAACTCAAGCCCTAGAGTTCTTCAACGACATTAAG CTGGTGGACTCagacaaaacatattcaatctTGCTTTATGGGAGTGGTGCAGTCGTTGCTCTCTACTTAACATCTGCAATCGTCAGTTCACTCGAATCAATCCCTCTG TTTCCTAAACTAATGGAAGTGGTTGGTCTAGGATACACACTCTGGTTCACTACCCGTTACCTGCTATTTAAG AGGAACAGAGACGAACTCAAGACCAAGGTTAGTGAAATAAAAAAGCAGGTTCTTGGGTCTGATTGTGAGTGA